A segment of the Arachis hypogaea cultivar Tifrunner chromosome 5, arahy.Tifrunner.gnm2.J5K5, whole genome shotgun sequence genome:
aaaggattacagaaatacacccaaaggattacgaaaaatacacccaaaggatttaagaaatacaccaaaaattcgttgcataattcagaactctttctctttctcctcatcttctgttgcttcttcttcttcaaaacgatttcaaagcttgatttcagaaaccatgaaaatcgaaaaaaaaaaacgaagaagaagaggaagaagaggaagaggaagaagaagaaccgttttgagtgtagcgctttgaaaacaggaaacgttgaataacgcattaaaaggcctagtaacttgtaagacttgtaagtcaaaaagacttgtatgtgtagcactcctcaTCAAATTATTAGTTGCTAGCCCAATAATTATTTTAGGTTCAGAATTCAATTAAAGATTTTAGAACAAAGTGTTACAACaacttttgtactatttgatggcgACGCAAAAAACTTATTGGGCACAACTGCTTCAAATCTAATGACATTTCAGAAAAATAATAACATTGAAGCACCACCTcatcaagagattaaggagaaagaaaatcatacaaattcaagacacatcttcgaaagaagaacatacatacaaagatggaaccaaataacacaatagaaagtgcatcaaactcaacaattcataaagaacatgtcTTCGCAAGAACCTATGACAAAAAGAAGAAAGCACCAACTCTAACAACCAACAAAAAAAGGGGATGAGCGCCACATAAGATGACTAAGtccatcaactaaaacaaatgtaaaaatcaaactaccaaataaaaatgtcactttgtacaactccaacatccaaatcttttgtactacaaattatttaaaataaaacaccttttaaatttaacttcaatttatacatatttaatttatttctacaaaatataacaatttttaatatttattatatactatcattaatttaccgtCCTGCGCATCGCGCGGGTCTCATTCTAGTTTAATACTATACCTGAAACACCGATGAATCGGTTCTTGCTTATTTGACATTGTATGCGAACTATACAGTGCGTTGCTTCCGAACAACGACCTAGTTTTAGCGCAATAATATCTTTAGTCTATATCATGAATATTcgattaaatttttatgttagcTGTCGAAGGCCTAACATAACCCTCAACCTGAATCTAGATTTAGGATCCACTATGGGCTATATATCACAAATGTAATATACgcaaaattcttttaataaataataactaaaagaaatcTTTTCGTAAAATTCATCACAAGAAACCtaacaaataaagtaaaaaatttgtattaatgTAAAAATGCAttacataatagaatatatcaaTATATTTAAACCTCGATAAATGCGAAATATAGGATAAACAAAAAGTTGAATCGATCTATTCTGATTCctgactatttttttatttaaaaaaaagggaaaaattattaaaaaaaaaaagctaacaaacctttcatttatttatttttcatttatttcaaattccctattataaattatttgttgGCAGACTTTGCAATGCAAAAGTCTACTCTCTCTGTTCCCTTCTCTCCTTCCTTCTCTTAACCTTCCCTTCCAAATCATCTCCATAAAACTCCAATTCTGAGGTCAATCGcattcttgtttttgttttttcgaaCTCTCCCACCCTAAAATCAGTCTCCTTTGGCGTTCGattctctctctccaattttcttCTTTTGCCCCTTTTTCTCTTTCTGTGTGCAGTGTTCGTTTGTTTCCTGTGCCATGGCTTCTGATCTGGAAGCGAAAGCCAAAGAGGCGTTTGTGGAAGATCACTTTGAGCTGGCGGTTGAGCTTCTCTCTCAGGCCATTGATATCGAACCCACCAGAGCTGAACTCTATGCCGACCGTGCCCAAGCCAACATCAAACTCTCCAACTTCACTGGTATCAATTATTTCATTCCTCATCAAGTTTGTGTTTTTCGGATACCCTTTTGCTTGTTTCGTTTGAATTATTTGATTTCTGCTTGGGACTGAAACTGTGTTCAATTGGGTAAATCTTTTGTGGAAGTAGATTCTGGAAAGATTATGGGAATTTAACGAAGTTGTTTTTTATAAATTGATTTTAATCATTATTGGAGGAGAATTCCTTGCACGTGCTAAGTTGGTGGGTTATGAATGATGTCTTCGATTGTTTGCTTTGAGGGTGGAAAAAAGTAATGTTCTGAAACAGTTGTCTTTTATACAGTGTTTACTCTAGTGTTATTCTCTCTTTTGCACACGTTTCCCTTTCTTTGCTTCGTGTGTGTCTCTCTTTTCTATGTATTTTAGTTCTGTTTTTGTGTCTCCAATATGCCTTCTCAAGGAAGAGCTATATTTGGCTTGAAAGATGGGCAATGCTCAACTACTTTACCATATACTGAAATTCAATTGAATGGTGCGTTATCTCCTGTGTTCGAAGAAGATAATTTATACAGTTTTGAACCTCCATATAGAATTAATGTATGATTCATGTCTATAATAAGAATCTCGAATAGATTTCGTTTGATATAGTAAAACTACCAGCATGAAGGTTAGAATACAATGCTTAACAGGTTGATTTCCGGATGAAAAGAAAAGGTCATTTTGTTTATCATATGTTAATCTCTTTTTGATAAGACTTCTGTAATTGGACAATGAACACATGATTGACCTATCCCATGTTTATCTAATTGTTCATTTGTTTAGGTTTTGAAACATGATTCCTTATTCCTTATTTCACTCCCTCATTCCTCCCATGTTTGTTTTATATGTAATTTTTCCTGTGAGCTTTTGATATTTTGTGTGTTTTAGGTGTAAATAAACATTTACTTTTGGAGATTTAGTTGTGTTCATTCACTATTTTTGGCTAACATTTATGATTTTGTGCAGAGGCTGTTGTTGATGCAAACAAGGCAATTGAGTTAAATCCTTCTCTATCAAAGGCATATATGCGTAAAGGGTAACTAAAGCGCTACCTGCTCTACAAATCTTGTCTTGGATTTGTTTGATTTGCACTTACTATTCATATGGCGTTTTTATTTGGGTTAGATTATGTTTCTAATGCATTGTCATGAGTTAATTTCTTCCCGATCTAAATATGGTCAGTTTTTGATGATTTGTCATTTTATTGTTACGTGAAAATATGAATAGTTTTCTTTGTTATATTAAATATCTGCATCATGTTATGATGTGGTTGCATCACGTGGAAGCCCTGATGGAACAAAGTGATGCAGTTTTGGTGATGGTTGCCTCAACTCGTGTTTTCATCTGACAACATACTACATAATATTCGATGTGCTGTGCAACTTATTGAATCAGATCTCTCCATATTCTATTTGATATTCCATGTTTGTGTTCAACTGCTGTAATCGATAGGTTCATTGATTAAATTCTGATATGTTATTTTGGTTGCAGTATGGCGTGCATGAAACTTGAGGAATATCAAACTGCTAAGGCTGCTCTAGAGGTCGGTGCTTCATTAGCTCCAGGAGAATCAAGATATGCTAAGTTAATCAAAGAATGTGATAAGCTTATTGCAGGTAAAGTATAGTTTTACGTGCTAAAATTCTTTCCACTTTTTAATCTGGTGTTTACCCTCTTCTCTACTTCTGGTTTTCTAGTTTGTTTTTTAAGTTATATGTTACTTGTGATTGCCCCTTTGATGGTTGAAAGGGAAAATTTTGCATACACATTTAGTTTGGCCATGAACTGTCTAACTCTTGATTGGGTATATTATGTTGAACAGAAGAATCTTATGACACACCAATACAGAAGACCACAACACAGGAAGAATCAGCAAACGAAGTTCAGCCTGAGAATGTCCTTCCAGAGCAGCCTCCAGTTGCAGTGGTTAAATCTAAATACAGGCAAGTAAAAGGCGCttcctggatttttttttttaactgctCTATGCTATGGATATTGTTTTTTCCTATATGTGGAGTGTGCTAGTACTGATGTAATTGTTGTGTGTATATTTGCGAATTATTTCGTTTGGTATTTAGTTTTTTATGAGCATTTCAAGAATCTTGtctcagattttttttttaatttgttgttttctCCCGGTTTCTCTGTATATTGGTTTATGATTGGGACGACTAATAAATAGCTCTGTTTGGAATCTTTTACCTTGTAAATATTGATATTGCTTATGTAGGTTTTGAAAACATATGTGCATCTGTCAAATTTCTTGTGAACGATGGTTCTAATCAACTAGAcattttttgtttatgaaaaaaaaattgcaggCATGAGTTCTACCAGAAACCTAATGAGGTGGTTGTAACTGTATTTGCAAAGGGAATTCCAAGGGAAAATGTTACTATTGACTTTGGCGAACAAATTGTATGGTTCACATTATAAAACTATCTTGTCAGTTGTATGCCTTTTTTATTACACTTTAGAATATATTTGATAATTGGATTCTGCACTTTAAACGATTTTTTTCCCTCCTCTTTTTGCAGCTAAGTGTTAGTATTAATGTTCCTGGAGAAGATCCATATGTTTTTCAACCTCGGTTATTTGGAAAGGTATATGAATGTGAGGTTCCTTGTTTGTATAAGCTTGGGGCATGGGAACAAATGTAGCTTTCGTTGTAAATTGGTTTGGTTTTAATGTGGGTATTTATGTCTGGGTGGTAATTCTATGTTATCTCATCAACATTATTGTTTCAATTCGAAtagttttggtttgaatttttttgttgtgGTTTCTTCACATATatcaaaattcataaaattatggAAAAATATAGCTGATCCTGTATTTGCAAATTATGAATTAACTACCCGTGTATGATCATTTTAGCTatgctttgtttttgtttttgttttttttggtaTGTCATTCTTACtggtttttgttttcaatcagaTCATACCTTCCAGATGCCGATATGAAGTTTTGTCCACAAAAATTGAAATAAGACTCGTAAAAGCAGACCCTATTCACTGGACATCCCTTGAATTCACCAGAGCTACAGTTCCACAAATGGTTGTTGCCCCATCAGGTAACTTTATATTGTAAGCATGTAATATGCATAATCTTAATTGAATCTGCAGTAGTTTTCAGTTTGACATGAGTAAAAGGGTCTGTCCAGGAGTATTAGATAGGGATTTGAAACAAGTTCTGCATGTTCATATATTCCCCGAAATGTATCAAAATTCACATGCTAACATGCTATATTCCTTGGCCTAAATTTTGCAGCCACAGGAATCAATAGACCAACTTACCCATCCTCAAAACCAACAAGGGTTGATTGGGATAAGCTTGAAGCTCAAGTAAAGAAAGAGGTTTGTCTGCTGCTTATGTAAAATGTATTTAACTCCATTTCAGTGTGCCTCTTACTCATGATATTGTTTATTTCAGGAGAAAGAAGAGAAGCTTGATGGCGATGCAGCTCTAAACAAGTTTTTCCGGGAAATATATCAAGATGCGGACGAGGATACACGAAGAGCAATGAGAAAATCATTTGTAAGTTTCATATTTGTCATCTTGTTATGTATTGAAAGAACACAACTGATGCTGAGAATTCTAGCAAATTTTGTATATATGCTAAGCATTTGGTGCTTGTTAAATTTTCCTTGCAGGTGGAGTCTAACGGGACAGTGCTGTCAACAAACTGGAAAGAAGTGGGATCGAAGAAGGTGGAGGGAAGTCCTCCTGATGGCATGGAGTTGAAGAAATGGGAATATTAGTCTGTTTTCTTGACACCGATTATGTATACTGAGTGTGGGATTATGCTGTTGAACAAAATGCATATTtgactcttttgttatttttcatggaGATACTCTTGGTTAAGACTTAGATAGTGCATGGTAGAGTGATTGTTTTCTTGGGGTCTGCTGGAATATAATGCAGTTCTGGTCATGTCTGTTTCAATTTCAAATGATGCTTCTTTTGTGTCCTGATTTCTACTAATACATCAAGGGAACCAAGTAtgaatttcataaataaattagagTTCAAATATCTTAATTTAgcaatctattcttaatatataaaagtagatacataagTTTACCCACATTATTTTGAAGTTATTCCTCTTCTTCTACGAACGCCATGTCAGCAACATTGCTTATTTGGCAAAATGTTAGAATCAACCAATCAAATCTTGCCAaatcaacttttattttcaaacaaaaaagaaatacaaaacaaaactcaaaaacacaataaaaaccaacaacttaactttttccaaatcaatccttatttttaaaacaataaaaacacaaattaacatttacccaaaaaaaaaactgCTTACCTTTCTCATACTTCTAGAAACCCTCTTCCTCTTCGCACCTCTCCGTACCATCCCATGAGCCATTGTTTTTTCTTACCTACATCCTCTTCCGGTCCCATGAGCCATTGTTTTTTCCTCGAAACAATTGTCCATCGCGATGTCCATCTTCGATGGAGCCGCATTGCATAAATTGCAGAAACCAGGCCAAACTCCATTCCTCCTGTTGTGGTTTTCCTGCCGGATCTCGATTCTGGATCTCAGCAGTGGTAATGACAGACTGGAAGAGTTAATACCCAAAATTGCTAGATTAAAGAGGCGGAGAACaatcctttcaaaaaaaaaaaaaaaagaagacaataAGATATGTGCCTCCAACATATGATTCTGCAGCTTGGTTTGTTTAACATAGTTTTTATTGCACCTTCcttattttattgtaaattgATTCATAAGGTGATTTTGATGACTATTTTAAAAATGTAGAAACACAATTATTTGAAACATTTAGATCTATTCAATTTAGACAAACAAGAATGAGGAGAAAGCAATATCTCCGGTCGAAGAGGAGTGCCAATTTAGCTTCAAGTTCAGGTTAGTATAAAAGAGTCTTATAACATATTCTATTCTGTTTTTTGTATGGATTTTTGGTacgaatagaaaaaaaattcttttgtaATTGTTTACAAATCATTACGtaggatttaaataaaatattttgtattatatttaaaatcacaaaaatcGGTGTAAAAAAGATAATCTTTGGGTCAAAAAATCACATGAATAGTAATTTTGCAATCCGTAGAAAAATATGGATATCTTTCCAATTTTATTGTGTAATAAGATTGTCCAATCCATTAGTTAAATCAAATTGTtgagaaaaaaattgagaagcctattggtatttttaatattttatgggataatcttaaaaaaaaatacttcaataatatttttacaacccttgaagagaaagctatgTCTTAGATTGAGAAATATTGCCAATTCAGCTTTCACTTAGGTGAGTACAAATTATTATATAACATGTTTTATTCTAATTGTTGCTACTTATAGCTAATTAATAGGAAAAAATCCGTATAATTTGTTATAATTGTTTGCTATGTAGGATGAAAATGAAATCTTTtgcatctatctatctatctatctatctatctatctatctatctatctatctatttatctatctaaAAGCTGATACCAACTCTCTCCACAATGAGTTTAAGCCATATTTTCTTAACTAATGATGACATATCAGCAATTCTAATGACTTTGACAAAAGATGAAAATCAATCaatcactatttagtaaaatattttaaaaaaattaaaacaaaaaacccttatatattattattcaattgaaagatcaagtactaattaaatgcaataaacatacattaaaagtgtcataataataataata
Coding sequences within it:
- the LOC112802935 gene encoding protein SGT1 homolog, with the translated sequence MASDLEAKAKEAFVEDHFELAVELLSQAIDIEPTRAELYADRAQANIKLSNFTEAVVDANKAIELNPSLSKAYMRKGMACMKLEEYQTAKAALEVGASLAPGESRYAKLIKECDKLIAEESYDTPIQKTTTQEESANEVQPENVLPEQPPVAVVKSKYRHEFYQKPNEVVVTVFAKGIPRENVTIDFGEQILSVSINVPGEDPYVFQPRLFGKIIPSRCRYEVLSTKIEIRLVKADPIHWTSLEFTRATVPQMVVAPSATGINRPTYPSSKPTRVDWDKLEAQVKKEEKEEKLDGDAALNKFFREIYQDADEDTRRAMRKSFVESNGTVLSTNWKEVGSKKVEGSPPDGMELKKWEY